In Mytilus edulis chromosome 6, xbMytEdul2.2, whole genome shotgun sequence, the following proteins share a genomic window:
- the LOC139526942 gene encoding F-box/LRR-repeat protein 2-like yields the protein MEINILPPEILLMVFTYLTLEERILAKTVCTLWCKICRSKSLWKSVNATALQSYTILCDISLNRHHIRYLKITPILLLKLLQYDDNVKFENLSHLNLALYHVDNAQIFKLISKRCSNIKMLKFKCCSAQTLKKAINATANLLLHELDIIFYGTDVNIPGITMLSECNPQLRKLSINTLSTGLLNYGVHSSKTIFSIRARNTSLCHNIFLNMPVIYTLSLLHLDETDINDDSLLIISKNAPNLNSVSIFGCKATDKGILILTSSCRKLEYFRMGNCLQKLSLYAISNECSTLMYIEARKTSLSSHMHLHELSTSCHHLHAIKLIDVTGLDDLAIEIIADNCAELKIAHFSGSSDITLTAVAYMLFKCRMLTELILKLCVSLSQTRNVNQLLSNTSSHKILIKDLKNAHQSKAFEPLRNFKQQSTSSKFMLHLKPRFIQEDKEAGLISHDKMTTMMTKEALFKYSPTRHCELRTLDVGSCNNLTPESMVDITKFCPELRSLICLDCKQFMSLDAKVILHEIFQNCLFIRSICLGKHDTIYSSNYPL from the coding sequence atggAAATAAACATTTTACCACCAGAGATTTTACTTATGGTTTTTACATATCTAACATTGGAAGAACGAATTCTTGCAAAAACTGTTTGCACACTCTGGTGCAAAATTTGCCGGTCAAAAAGTCTATGGAAAAGTGTGAACGCGACTGCACTACAATCATACACTATTTTATGTGATATATCATTAAACAGGCACCATATTAGATATCTAAAAATCACCCCTATCTTGTTACTGAAACTGTTACAGTATGATGataatgtaaaatttgaaaatctgTCGCATCTTAATTTAGCATTGTACCATGTGGATAATGCACAAATATTCAAATTGATAAGTAAAAGATGTTCTAACATTAAGATGTTGAAATTCAAATGTTGCTCTGcgcaaacattaaaaaaagcaaTTAACGCAACAGCAAATCTGCTCTTACACGAACTTGATATCATTTTTTACGGGACAGATGTTAACATTCCTGGTATCACGATGTTATCCGAATGTAATCCACAATTACGGAAACTAAGTATCAATACTTTGTCGACCGGTTTATTAAATTATGGAGTGCATAGTTCAAAAACGATATTTAGCATTAGAGCAAGAAACACCAGTCTCTGCCATAACATTTTTCTGAACATGCCTGTTATTTACACATTATCTTTACTTCACCTTGATGAAACTGACATAAACGATGACAGTTTACTTATTATATCTAAGAATGCTCCAAATTTAAACAGTGTTTCGATATTTGGATGCAAAGCTACAGATAAAGGGATTTTGATATTAACGTCCTCTTGCAGAAAACTTGAGTATTTCCGAATGGGAAATTGTTTACAGAAATTGTCTTTGTACGCAATTTCAAACGAATGCAGTACCCTCATGTATATTGAAGCAAGAAAGACTAGTCTATCTAGTCACATGCACCTGCATGAACTTTCAACTTCATGTCATCATCTTCATGCTATAAAATTGATCGATGTTACTGGACTAGATGATCTCGCAATTGAAATAATTGCTGATAATTGCGCTGAATTAAAGATTGCACACTTTAGTGGAAGTAGCGATATTACATTAACTGCTGTGGCATATATGTTATTCAAATGTAGAATGCTTACGGAATTGATTCTAAAGTTATGTGTCAGTCTAAGTCAAACTAGAAATGTAAATCAACTATTGAGTAATACGTCATCgcataaaattttaataaaagatctCAAGAATGCACACCAAAGTAAAGCATTTGAACCTTTGCGAAATTTTAAACAGCAGTCGACGTCTAGTAAATTCATGCTTCATTTAAAACCGAGATTTATCCAAGAAGACAAGGAAGCCGGTTTAATTTCTCATGACAAAATGACAACAATGATGACGAAAGAGGCCCTATTCAAATATTCACCAACAAGACACTGTGAATTAAGAACGCTTGATGTTGGATCATGTAACAATTTAACCCCAGAATCAATGGTCGATATAACCAAATTCTGTCCAGAGTTAAGAAGTCTGATTTGTTTGGACTGCAAACAATTCATGAGTTTAGATGCGAAAGTAATCCTGCATGAAATATTCCAGAACTGTCTCTTTATCAGATCTAtctgtttaggaaaacatgacacaatatacaGCAGTAACTATCCTCTTTAA